TTTTGCTTTTTCACTatttcacagttttcacacttcacAGTAATCTTTTGTGCATCAACTTCTGCTTCAACTGTGAAAGCTGGAATttcttttacctttttctttatcacacgaacttcttcatcatcactgctaacttgttttttaactttcttctttttctttcgaacttttccatcatcactatcactttcttCTAGCATTTTTAAGTGATCTTTCATTCTgtttgcataataatcatcattatcactatctTCAACAAcacgagcaacaaaagctttggctTTTAAAATCTTTTTATCCGTGCACGAAACAACACAAACGAAATGGCCagctcatttcgtacgaaatgaccaagtcatttcgtgcgaaatggcttccaattcatttcgtgcgaaatgccaTAAACACTCTTTTCTCAATTTTCGTGCCCTGATTTATctaatctattacaagactcgatacaagacgaagtcgacagacatatgcaccaacattaTCATTCGACACTTACCGcctttgcaccgttttacgcgccgcttatcgtttatgctatctttaactgttcaggctaatctctctcagcgctcccttcaatccaagagagtgtttacttgttaaacacaatctggtagtatactcgatccctttttgctttacgcacttttgggtgttacatacgttatctatattcaaatcacatcaacacacaccacaaacactatttatacgctaaccactattgcatgttatacgtgactcgatgaatgcttgtttgttatgtttacacattgattgctgtctacctgccttagcaacgatagtactatagtttggactcagcacctgtttactcaggggttgttaaggatattACTTCACATGTTCGCAGTGGTGAACATGTGATGCGCACTCGTTACTCGCAGTCAaatcgcagtcattggtattgatagaatctttgtcgataacttacatgcttcacattatacgttgtacatgctggttatgcgcaatcgatttcgaactctattattattatcaaacttgtatgcttacctttacactatgtatattgacctttattttaacgtatgtgacaggtgcttaggatgtttGCTGCTATGTgggaatcaagttaggatggagtcttagaaacaaacaatttaatgaaatctgagttgtcggaatggataatttgtctttgagaacaatgtctataataactgtttttattttatatgtttgtggtatgggacatgaacctttaatatattataactaATAGTTGTTTTGGATTCtcctgaacaatctgtttcgctcagtgccgcgctccgatgtttccgccatcgattggAGTGTAACAGCATAATAGCTCATGAGACAATCTTAAATCTCATAAGGATAGGTGGACATGTTATACTAACATTGAATCTTTACATTCATCTATGGACATAAATAATTTATCCTTACGTTTGATATTTAGTTTTCACTTAATTATCAACACTATTACACTAACACATTAATTTTTACATGCCCACAAATGCTGTCTTAAAAAGCTTCTTTAACAGTCATCTAATTCACCAACATGATGAAGCAATGGCCAACACGTGGTTGGGGTGAAATACTAATGATCAGATTTAGCAGTCATAACTCATGATGTACTAACTTTTTATGTGATCGGTGCCAATATATCAAAGTCCTTGAACCTCAAGGACCTCGATATATTGGCTATAAGATGAAAGTGTATAGCATAAACCAACATAGCGAGCCAGTATAAGTATTAATACACCGATCACATAAAAGAGTTAGTACATCATCATGTATTTGCCTTAGCAAGATAACATATAACCTTCTACTATCCTCACATGTAGCGTGGGCAAATGCTTGGGCAAAATTAAGTTGCACTCACTTTGTGACATGTTTATGTACCATCTATTTACCAACAAAGTTGAAGTCTTATGCAGTCGTGAACACAAGTTAGTGCAAGTGtggtattatatatatattatattatatatatattattggtGATGCTCCATGAATAGTACATTGGCTCAaacttaaaatatataaaaaaatggatTACATGACAACTAGCTAGCtattagtttaatttttttttcaacctGACTATTTGTTGtcatattatataaaataaaattcaaTATGCATTGCATAAAATGAGTTGGTTTTGTGGTTTGTGTGCACCCtactcaaaagaaaaaaaaaaagaaatcaatgaGGATTGAACCTGGGTTCAACATTTGAGTAGGGTGCACACAAACCACAAACCAACTCATTTTTTGCAATGCATAttgaattttattttatataatatgaCAACAAATAGTCAGGTTGAAAAAAAGAATTAAACTAACAGCTAGCTAGTTGTCATGTAAtccattttttttatatattttaagttTGAGCCAATGTACTATTCATGGAGCATCaccaataatatatatataattttggttAAATATTTTTACTTTGGTTTTTGTTACTATCTAAGTTTCTAATGTTTTTTCTTAATTTCTCCTCTTAAAGAAGTTTATACCTTTTTtatgattttaaatttaaatcttttCTAATATCTATAGTTACTTTTAAATGTGGGATTTGATATTGATATTCGTTTTTTTATAAACACGTGTTGATATATTTTTGTCCACATCATGACTTATTTTTTGGTTACTATATTAAGTGTTGGTACCATAAAGAACCGAATAGGTACCGATCGAAATCGAATTCCCGCCGCAATAATGAAGGCCCATGAATagttattttaaatttataataatatatatcgttttaatattttattatttaatattataatagtttattgtTATATTCACTTTTACGTTTTAGCAtaattttaactttttttttccattttaaaAGTCATATTTTctttatcatttattttttttaataattcgtTTTCTTTTCTAAATTATATTTCCTTTATCAGTTAAtttaatatttctttaataacttaCGTTCGTTAATTTTTTTTCTCTGAGAATTTAAGTATGTAGTTGTGCTTAATTTTTTCCCAACATTCTggtataagttttgttaaatgaatttgtattcaaaataaagtatttatttggtatcgtaTAATGCTACGATAATAAACTGAATCGATTCTGATAGCATggttttctaaacaacatgccacattttcaaataacgtttgttttacattaacATTTGCTTTGTTTTGCCGCAAAGCGCGGCGTAAAAGAACCTAGTTTATATAAAACTCTATGGATCGTTAGTTAAACAACACCATATACATAACATTTTATAAGGTGAAACGAAATCGATTCTTTATAATGTTTCAAATCGTAAAATCAAATTTTTACCACATGGGTGTTCATCGGTTCAGTTTTCGGGCTCCTCTGCTTTGTTTTCTTTGTTTATGACGGACTAAATGTTTAATTTCGGGCTCCTCTGTTTTGTTTTCTTTGTTTATGATGGACTAAATGTTTAATAGGTTGTAGGAAAATCCATAGCCTCAATTTTCAGGCTCCTCTCTTTTGTTGTCTTTGTTTATGATGGGCTAAACATTTAATAGATTGTACTAACAGAAAAATCCATAGCCCAATACACTTAATTCGAGTTCGTCACTTTTAATCTAATTAAGCTTTATAGAACTGAATAACAAACCAAACACCAATCACCTACATTGGTTTCGCCTTAAAACCGCCAGAAAACCAATTCTAATTCCTTTCAAACCTAAATCAGTTTAGTTCGATTCAGTAGCATAATTTGATATCCTTTTCCTGGCAGGCCACCAGCCCACTACCAATCACTAAAAGCCCAATTAGGCCCAAAAAGTCTCATCACCATCCTCCGTACGCTTATCATCTTTCAATCGTCAAGAACCAATCAACCACCCTAAAACGCCATAACCGCTTACCCCAACCACCGCAACAACGGAACCATCATCCAGATCCGCAACCATAGAGTCCGATCGCAAGAGAAAAGAGCCTGCAGCTTTACCTGCAACCGCTGCCGCAGATCATCGAAGCCACCACAAACACCGTCACGAAAAAAAGTCCAAaatgtcttcttcttcttccgaCAAAGTTAGGGCTTCACACGTACTGATTAAACACGAAGGATCTAGACGTAAGGCGTCATGGAAGGATCCAGAAGGTCGCATCATCAGCAACACCACCAGAGACGCTGCGGTCTCTCAGCTCAAAGCGCTCCGAGACGACATCGTTTCGGGGAAATCGAAGTTTGAAGATGTGGCGTCTCGTTATTCTGATTGTAGCTCTGCTAAACGCGGTGGAGATCTCGGTTTGTTCTGATTTTTGACTTTCTAgggttttgtttttgtttatttttggAGATTTGATGATTTATAGATGTTTAGAATTATATGATGTAGGTATTTTGTTAGTAGACTGTTTCAGAGGTTTGTGGATAAGGTAATTTAAGTGCTGACTGATTGGTTAAGAGTTATGTTCTGTTAAGTTTGTTACAAAGTAGTTAGTATGATTTTGCTATATTGTTAAACTGTTAATGAACCTTGCTAAAAATAAACAGAAAAGACAATAGCATAGTGGGAAACAAGAAGAAGGTAGTGGTTTGGACGAGTAGGTGCAATTCGATAATGGCTAACTCTAAATAGTGCAACAAGCTTTCATTAGGATGGGCGTGATAGTAAAAACTTGAACTTCAACTACTAATCCTGATAAGATCTTTAACTCGAAGTTATAATGGCAGATGGTGATATAACCTGAAAATAAGATGCAAACCAAAACGGAATTTCACTAGTCGGCCCGATTCGAGAATCTCGTGCATGGTTTGTAGGTTTTGAGACCATACTTGCGTATCTCGTGAAACAAGCTTGCCGGGAAGGGGCAAGTGTAATTAGGTCAAGTTAATTGGTTTGAAGCTCAAACCACAATTGTAGTTGTCAGTAGCGAGcgtagcgatcgctatagcgcgctacgtagcgtcaaggtttaaaagaacagaaacgagtttcgaggcgtaagcctcgaggcgaaacgaggcgtaaggccaaggcggtattaataaataaatataaaaattatatatatattataaaataataatactaactaatttcatcatcagattcatcaaaatcatcaaaaacacacttaaaaaagacatgaaatgaatgaaattgacataaaaagtcaaaaacatcaaaaacagcTATCAAAATGCCCTGAGGCGCACCTGAGGTGCAGCTTtcttagcgcctcagcccctctgaggcgcatatacattaaaaacaccatgaggcgcgcctcagactcgttttttggccgtttcgcctcgaggcgcgccttgaggcgcacgcctcaaacgttttttaaaaccaggcgtagcgtataggtctaggCTCGCTGTTGGGGTTGTATCGATAGATAGCGATAGTAGCgacaatttattatttttatccaTTTGCTCACAATTGGGTAGTTGCATAGTGGTGGTAGCCCTGAGTTAACATTTGAATTTTTAAACTGAAATGTTGCAGCATTTAGACTAATTGAAAATAAGGGAGATTGTGAAgaccatagttgtcaatagcgagcgTAGCGATCGCTGTAGCGcactacgtagcgtataggtctaggCTTGCTATTAGGATTGTAGCGATAGATATCgacaatttattattttttttgtttttttaatataaatagcaattaaatatagctatacaATAGTTGGATACttggtttttgttaaatatacatgtaaaatagcatatataccagggaattttgatataatatacatataaaatatttgaaaatttttttctagtgtatcgctatttatagaatagcgcccgctatttatcgctattcgccaGGTAGCATATAGgtaggtaccttatcgctatttgtcgttgttcgccattaacaactatgaccACAATCTTGTTCATAGTTCATAGGTTGTGGTTCATTGTAACATGAGATACTTGTACTATACTACTAGTACTATTGTAGGAACCCTTTTCAATCTCAAACCGGTttattttctatatatatatagagagagagaacgCCAAATTTTTTGGTTGATTCTGCTCTGTTTCTTACCCTAGATGTCAGTATTCTATTTGGAAGTCACTTTCATAATTGGTAATAAAATTCGATTGTCATTCTTATAAAGAAAAGATGGCCCGATTCATACATTGGTTGTTGCTCAACTTTGATGCAGGTTCGTTTGGAAGGAAGCAGATGCAGAAGCCATTTGAGGAAGCGACATATGCATTGAAAGTGGGGGAGATAAGTGACATTGTGGATACTGATAGTGGTGTTCACATCATCAAAAGAACTGGTTAACCAATGTTAAGGACAGATATGAACTGTCGAACTTCCCTGTTGCAGTTTCTTCTTCGACCTCTATTATGAATTCTGTTGTAACTTGAGTTGGGTGATTACACATGTATTGTTTTGTTGGTTTCATTTAGAAAACTAATGACATACGTTTTGAGTAATAATTTTGTGAGATTGATTGAACTATATGGGCGTGTTTGTGTTAGGAATTTAACCCATAGCTGGGGCAATTGGGACAAATCAGATATTTCTGGGGTGCTATCCATGGTTAAATGCTTTAGCAATTATGGTTCTTGATAAATTCATCCGAGATAAGTTGGTTTGTCATCATTGATCACAACAATCACCTTGGTACTTCCATTGTGCTTCCAAGGAATATTAGGGGTGAAAACGAGACGAGCCGAGCCCTAGCTCATTTAACTTATTAAAGTTTGGGCTCGAGTTCGGCTtgattcgagctttgtttctaAGGCTCGCTCGTATGTAATTTTttaagctcgagcttggctcgtttaACATTTATTGATCAATTTATGTtaattataatttataataatttagtttattttcattattttataaatatttattattattataaattatatatctaatatattaattaaaacatatGAAAACACtaggctcgtttaggctcgcgagccggctcaagctcgggctcgttaaacaaacgagcttgtttttagacTCGAGCCTTGTTTAAGCTTGGCTTGTTCGAGCTTTTTTTCAAGCCGAGCTTTAGTAGCTCgtgagtagctcggctcgtttgtaccCCTACATGGATATTATTTAGTGTGAATAAGAAAAAACGAATTGATAGAGACGGATTTTTTATAATTGTATTTTGGTTATAAGTGTACTAGGTTAGTTCTctgtgtgttacacgggttgaacaatttaaactgtATAATAACAGGGTCGGCCCAAGCCCAAGTATTTTGAGGCTTGGGCCTCATGCcaccaaaaaaaaattatatactaTATGGGTATGAGCCTTGTTATTAAAAGGTTGTAGCCCAGTTGGCGCGCATGTCATCTGTGTACCTTAAGGGAGTGGGTTTGAATCTCCTTTAGGCCGATCGACTGTCGTTTATTCTTTTTGGATAAGAAAAAAAATAGGCAAGAAGGGCCCCGATTTTGAAACTTGCTTTAGGCCTCTAAAATGGTTGAGCCGACCCtgtataataaatatttcttgtaaatgcaaatcaaagacggaaacacttatatatatttgataaataatgaaactaataataatagtagtaaaaaaatctcatacatgtgtatactcatttaagtaatcgatatacatttgatgttatcctatattttttgtattcaattaacatttttctatttagtattatttacaattattagaagatatatatGAAAGAAAAGCGGGAAAACTTAAAAAATGTGCGTGttcaataaatgacacgtgtcactaTATATTGAGTATAGATGTTACTGaattttttaataataatttttaagTTTGACATATATATTCAAGCTTATAAGTATATAATATAGtcatgaatttttaataaatccaaaaaaattatGTGATTAATGGCAAAGTGTGTTTTAGCCAAATCTtagaatttaaaacataaaagacCAGGTGCAAAAAAGCGTGAAACCCTTTAAAACTTCAATAAAAAGGTTATAATTATCAGataaacatttttctatttaatatattatttcaattattaaaatatttttctatttaatattatctacaaattaaaagataaattgttagaagataaatatgaaagaaaggcgggaaaaccaaaaaaaatagaCGCCTCTAATGAATCACACGTGTCACacattggtttactttattaGGCGTGAAATCGTTTAAAACTTCAATAAAAGGGTTATAGTTATCAGataaacatttttctatttaatatattatttacaattattaaaatatttttctatttaatattatctacaaattaaaagataaattgttagaagataaatatgaaagaaaggcgggaaaaccaaaaatatttttctatttaatattatctacaaattaaaagataaattgttagaagataaatatgaaagaaaggcgGGAAAAACAAAAAATAGACGcctccaatgaatgacacgtgtcacatattggtttactttattatatgtaaaatatttttctatttaatattatctacaaattaaaagataaattgttagaagataaatatgaaagaaaggcgggaaaaccaaaaatatttttctatttaatattatctacAAACTAAAAGATAAATTGTTAGAagataaatatgaaagaaaggcgGGAAAAACAAAAAATAGACGcctccaatgaatgacacgtgtcacatattggtttactttattatatgtatagataaataACTGAATATTCGATTTCATATTAAAatcaatttatatatttttttaataaataatctTTTACAGTGTAGTATAGTTTTGTTATATaattatactaggttataaccctgtgtattacatggggttaaataaataaattttatatactaaataataaaacaatatatctttaaaaacctcatttattgtatggactgaataaatataattttatatattaaataacaaaaaattatatctataagaaccatattgtacgggttgaataagtgtaattttatataccaaataaaaaaattatatcttaaaaaccacgtgtattacaggattgaataaatgtaatattttctaccaaataataaaataatacatctttaaaaaacctcatttattacacgggttgaataaatgtaattttatataccaaataataaaaaattacattttaaaaaatatgtgcattacacggtttgaataaatgtatttttctgtactaaataataaaaaaatatatatccttaaaaaacatCCTGTATTGTAcaaattgaataaatctaattttatgtatcaaataataaaaagttatatcttaaaagaacctcatgtattacatgggtcgagtaaatgtaattttatgtagtgaaaataaaaatatttaatatattaatacaaagtttggtttttgtgataaaaatagattattctgttgttgcaaaatttgttaacgaagtctcaataaatttaaccctttattttaaactccgtaaatgtataaatgataaataatattagttaattttattttaaatttcgtaaaatctatttgataccaaactaaacaaaacgttcaaatataattaattcaaataaataatattataaatgagaaggagattaaactaaataataattatctataagatattaaactaataatacctgttatctataatataagatattaaattaaataatatttagtagaaggattatctataattaattagaagagattaaattaaaacaataattatctataagagatgacctaatgacaagtgtccttaaatggtttcttttattatatagtttagattagattagattagatttagATTTAGATTTAGATTAGATTTATATAGATTACATGAATTGCCGTTGTTAATTCTCATGTATAATTTAAAAAGATCGTTAATGTTCTATTTGGACAAAGTTAGATTTTTTAAATGAAATTAGTTTGAATCCATCCACAAACAAAGGTAGTGGTTATCTGATTGTTAGCAACCATTCTTTTTCAATACCTAAAAATCATAACATCGATTATTCACTCATAACCCAATTGAATCGATCTAACACTAGGTTCTAGTCATCAAGACTAAAACGGTCATACGCTCATACGCTCATAATCATATTGAATTGATTCATACTCGGTTCTAGTCATCAAGCTTTCCAAGACCAAAACATGAGAGGAGGTTCATTACATCTCGTAGATTGaatgaaatgaaatttaaattttctttatttacaatTTATTAAAACACGTtgtctttgaaaaaaaaaaaagataataataCCCAAAAAAAAAAGCAACATGACAATTAGAGGTCTAAAACTCTTGCTTTAATGTCAATCTTTTTGTTTCTGGCCTTTTGCCCATTCTGTCGAAAGCTTTTTCGAGTTGTGACCAAATTTTCATATAGCGAGCCGACGAGCATTGAGATTGAGCAGTCTTCCCAACACAACAATGCACATTCCATGGTACTATTCTATTAACACCTTCAGCCCAATCCATGTCCAAgtcaaaataaagttttttttttcttataaaatacgCGTAAAAATTAGAAGTCTAAAGCTCTTGCTTTAATGTCAATCTCATTGGGCCGGCCCTACTATTCTTCCTGCATACACCATAATCATGCCGCATCTCACCTCCCCTGATCACAACCATACCTTGCCATCGTCTTCCTTCTAAGGCACAACATCAACTCGCCTCCTATACCAGTCATTTGATAGATGTAGTGTTCTTTTATGGTCTTTTAAATTTATATCTAAATTTTTTAAAGACATAATTTTAAATGACCAAAAAAAAAGTAGCAACGCAAGCGTCACATTTTTTTGGAAGTTATAAGAAAAACCTCTAAGCATTCTATGTAAAGTTTTTAcgtaggctagagggtatggtgacatcccatccttggaggatcatccgccacgtaggcgtcacgtcatagtcctcccaaggatgctCCATCCCccaaaactagagggtatggtaggatggtcctagtcatagtcctcccaccaatttaatgttttttttattaatcttctaattttttttaacatttaacaaataaatgaacaaaatattttcattaatattaaaaaccgttacataaacttaaaaaaaaaacttaaataaaaaatttaaaaaaaaacataagctTAAAAAAGAAGATAAACTTAAatcctaatatattaaaataagctactagtctTCGTCTTCCATGTCGTTGTCGGGTTCGTTTTGAacgttgttccaaatgtactccaccaagtccgcttgtaggttatcatgtgtgtactcgttacgtagagcgaacatgttcaaatcttgttgttccccactaactggaacagaatttccagTAGACGCGTTTTCATCGTACTCGCATATCGCTCTACCTTCGTCGTCTTCAATGAccatgttatgaaggatgatacaagcgtacataataTTTCGTAACCACTTTGGTGTAGCCGAACGTGCTGGGATGTTCAATGATTTGCCatttttttgtagaacaccaaaagcccaTTCAATATCTTTCCTCGCACCCTCTTGAAACTTCGCAAACTTTTTTCTTTTATTGTCCGTCGGGTACGGAATAGTTTTAACAattgtcgagtacgttgggtatatcccatcggctaggtagtaacctcACCTGTATTCCACACCCGAAACCGTAAagcttgtgtctggacctgtaccCACCACTACATCTTCAAATATCtgtgactggtatatgatgttAAGGTCGTTGAGCGAACCAGGTAGACAAAAAAGAGCATGCCAAATCCAGAGATCTtgtgacgcaacagcctctagaatAATAGTCGGATGTCCAtgatctcccctagtatactgaccttgccaGGAAACTGGGAAGTTCTGGCACggccagtgcatgcaatcaatgctcccgagcattcctgggAAACCATGTCTCTGTTCGTGTGCTTGATATAACTTTTGAACGTCGTTTGCGTTCGGCTTCCGCAGGTATCACTTGCTATACAATTTGATAACCCATTGACAAAACTTGTGCAAACATCGACGTGCGGTTCTTTCAGACATCCTTATATACTCGTCTAACGCATCGGGTGCGAAACCGTATGCCAGTTGTCGAATGGCCGAcatacatttttgtaaattactgaaACCCCTTTACCCCCTAGCGTCGTTTCGCAGtgtaaaaaacggatcagactgggcCATGTCGCCTGCAATACGTAAAAACAGTGGACGACTCATGCGGAACCGACGTCGAAAAATATCAGCTGGGTACACaggttcgtcggcaaaataatcggctactagttta
Above is a window of Helianthus annuus cultivar XRQ/B chromosome 14, HanXRQr2.0-SUNRISE, whole genome shotgun sequence DNA encoding:
- the LOC110908992 gene encoding peptidyl-prolyl cis-trans isomerase Pin1 is translated as MSSSSSDKVRASHVLIKHEGSRRKASWKDPEGRIISNTTRDAAVSQLKALRDDIVSGKSKFEDVASRYSDCSSAKRGGDLGSFGRKQMQKPFEEATYALKVGEISDIVDTDSGVHIIKRTG